A section of the Carya illinoinensis cultivar Pawnee chromosome 12, C.illinoinensisPawnee_v1, whole genome shotgun sequence genome encodes:
- the LOC122290147 gene encoding probable sugar phosphate/phosphate translocator At1g12500, whose protein sequence is MVEAQTWTTRRMSNPRLDTAATNLLLEVPVTPPGDVRNNTTSTYFPFSTNVLTALIVASWYLSNIGVLLLNKYLLSFYGFRFPIFLTMLHMLSCTAYSYAAINFLELVPFQHIHSKRQFLKILALSAIFCFSVVCGNTSLRYLPVSFNQAIGATTPFFTAIFAFVIICHKESAEVYLALLPVVFGIVLASNSEPLFHLFGFLVCVGSTAGRALKSVVQGILLTSEAEKLDSMNLLLYMAPMAALILLPFTLYIEGNVAAITAEKAKGDPYIVFLLIGNATVAYLVNLTNFLVTKYTSALTLQVLGNAKAAVAAVVSVLIFRNPVTVMGMTGFAVTIMGVGLYSEAKKRSKVTTH, encoded by the coding sequence ATGGTGGAGGCACAGACATGGACGACGCGCCGCATGAGCAACCCCAGGCTGGACACCGCCGCAACCAACCTACTTCTTGAAGTTCCGGTCACCCCGCCTGGCGACGTTCGCAATAACACTACCTCCACATACTTCCCGTTCTCTACCAACGTTTTGACTGCTCTCATCGTCGCCTCCTGGTACCTCTCCAATATTGGCGTTCTTCTTCTCAACAAGTACCTCCTCAGCTTCTATGGCTTCCGTTTCCCAATTTTCCTCACCATGCTCCACATGCTCTCCTGCACCGCCTACAGCTACGCCGCCATTAACTTCCTCGAGCTCGTCCCCTTCCAGCACATCCACTCCAAGCGCCAGTTCCTCAAGATCCTTGCCCTCAGTGCCATCTTCTGTTTCTCCGTCGTATGCGGCAACACTTCCCTCCGCTACCTCCCTGTCTCGTTCAACCAGGCCATTGGCGCCACGACGCCGTTCTTCACGGCCATTTTCGCCTTCGTCATCATTTGCCATAAGGAGTCTGCCGAGGTCTACCTCGCCCTCCTTCCCGTCGTATTCGGCATCGTCTTGGCGAGCAACAGCGAGCCCTTGTTCCACCTATTCGGATTCCTCGTCTGCGTGGGGTCCACCGCCGGACGCGCATTGAAGTCCGTCGTTCAGGGAATTCTCTTAACCTCGGAGGCCGAAAAGCTCGATTCAATGAACCTCCTCCTATACATGGCCCCCATGGCCGCTCTGATTCTCTTACCGTTCACGCTTTACATCGAGGGCAATGTGGCAGCGATTACGGCCGAGAAGGCCAAAGGGGACCCCTACATAGTCTTCTTGCTGATTGGGAATGCGACGGTGGCGTATTTGGTCAACTTgacaaatttcttggtgaccAAATACACCAGCGCGCTGACCCTCCAGGTGTTGGGGAACGCCAAGGCGGCGGTAGCGGCGGTTGTGTCCGTCTTGATATTTAGAAACCCGGTTACGGTAATGGGGATGACGGGGTTCGCCGTTACCATCATGGGCGTGGGGCTCTACAGTGAGGCCAAGAAACGTTCCAAGGTTACCACCCATTGA
- the LOC122289202 gene encoding blue copper protein 1b-like has translation MAASNYLMIFMILPIVAILVPSSLATEFVVGDDKGWTINFDYQVWAQGKEFHVGDKLVFKYTENSHNVLKVNGTGFQDCVAPAGTEALTSGNDIITLATPGRKWYICSVSKHCEVRNQNLFITVLPQTLSPASAPSPTSSAWGCSATAYRGWIVAIFGILMMVMF, from the exons ATGGCTGCTTCCAATTATCTGATGATCTTCATGATCCTCCCCATTGTAGCCATTCTTGTCCCTTCAAGTTTGGCCACGGAATTCGTGGTCGGGGATGACAAGGGTTGGACCATTAACTTTGATTACCAAGTTTGGGCTCAGGGAAAGGAGTTCCACGTCGGTGACAAACTTG TTTTCAAGTACACAGAGAACTCCCACAATGTGCTTAAAGTTAATGGTACCGGCTTCCAAGATTGCGTTGCACCTGCTGGCACTGAAGCCTTGACAAGTGGAAACGATATTATAACTCTAGCAACCCCAGGAAGAAAATGGTACATCTGTAGTGTTTCCAAGCATTGTGAGGTTAGAAACCAGAATCTTTTCATAACAGTGTTGCCTCAGACATTATCTCCGGCATCTGCACCGTCTCCGACTTCATCTGCTTGGGGATGTTCAGCAACTGCATATCGTGGGTGGATCGTTGCTATTTTTGGCATCTTAATGATGGTCATGttttaa
- the LOC122290171 gene encoding guard cell S-type anion channel SLAC1 has protein sequence MNRKPTSGAGSLGTHFVDIPEDLPEEEEDEEEEKKTTRKADKADKRLNRLTKVRETRRPPRSLNRQVSLETGFSVLNRESKEKDERSVLPRSGRSFGGFDSANRLGLEGRKGDFSMFKTKASLSKQNSLLPSRKDQKEMEPHERTDGSSGLDESVNRSVPVGRYFAALRGPELDQVKDYEDILLPKNEKWPFLLRFPIGCFGICLGLSSQAVLWRALATSPATRFLHITPYINLGLWLLSVAVLISVSITYILKCIFYFEAVKREYFHPVRVNFFFAPWVVCMFLAIGAPPMLAPKILNPAIWCTFMAPYFFLELKIYGQWLSGGKRRLCKVANPSSHLSVVGNFVGAILASKVGWNEAAKFLWAVGFAHYLVVFVTLYQRLPTSEALPKELHPVYSMFIAAPSAASLAWQTIYDEFDGLSRTCYFIALFLYISLVVRINFFTGFGFSVAWWSYTFPMTTASVATIKYAEQVPSVISKGLALTLSFMSSAMVSVLFISTLLHAFVWRTLFPNDLAIAIAITKRRLVKEKKPFKRGYDIKRWTKQALTKHNSADKDSQV, from the exons ATGAATAGAAAGCCAACTTCTGGCGCTGGTTCTCTTGGGACCCATTTTGTAGATATCCCTGAAGACTTgccagaagaagaagaagacgaagaagaagagaagaaaaccaCCCGAAAGGCAGATAAAGCAGACAAGCGTCTAAACAGGCTTACCAAAGTCAGAGAAACAAGGAGACCACCTAGGAGTTTAAACAGGCAAGTGTCGCTGGAGACGGGGTTTTCAGTACTCAATAGGGAGTCTAAGGAAAAAGATGAGAGAAGTGTTCTTCCAAGAAGTGGAAGGAGTTTCGGAGGATTTGATTCGGCCAACAGGCTTGGTTTGGAAGGCCGGAAAGGAGACTTCAGCATGTTCAAGACGAAAGCAAGTCTCAGTAAGCAGAATTCTCTGTTGCCATCAAGAAAAGATCAAAAGGAGATGGAGCCTCACGAGAGGACTGATGGCTCTTCTGGGCTTGATGAATCAGTCAATAGAAGTGTTCCCGTTGGAAGATACTTCGCTGCTCTTAGGGGACCTGAACTAGATCAAGTCAAG GACTATGAGGACATTCTCCTCCCCAAAAATGAGAAATGGCCATTCCTCCTCCGGTTCCCGATCGGATGCTTTGGTATCTGTCTCGGTCTTAGCAGCCAAGCAGTCCTTTGGCGTGCCCTGGCAACAAGCCCTGCTACAAGATTCCTCCACATTACCCCATACATCAACCTTGGCCTCTGGCTATTATCAGTTGCAGTCTTAATCTCTGTCTCCATCACGTACATACTCAAATGCATCTTCTACTTCGAAGCCGTCAAAAGAGAGTACTTCCACCCTGTACGTGTTAACTTCTTCTTTGCCCCCTGGGTAGTCTGCATGTTCCTGGCCATCGGTGCACCTCCTATGCTTGCCCCTAAAATCCTTAACCCAGCAATATGGTGCACCTTCATGGCTCCCTATTTTTTCCTGGAGCTCAAGATCTATGGCCAGTGGCTTTCTGGAGGGAAGAGACGTCTTTGTAAGGTGGCTAATCCCTCTTCTCATCTCTCAGTGGTTGGCAACTTCGTGGGTGCTATCTTAGCTTCTAAAGTTGGGTGGAATGAGGCTGCCAAGTTCTTGTGGGCAGTAGGATTTGCACattatcttgtggtgtttgtGACTTTGTACCAGAGATTGCCAACCAGTGAAGCCTTGCCCAAGGAACTACACCCTGTTTACTCCATGTTTATTGCCGCTCCATCTGCAGCAAGCCTTGCTTGGCAAACAATCTATGACGAGTTTGACGGGTTGTCAAGGACGTGCTACTTCATTGCATTGTTTCTTTATATCTCTCTGGTTGTAAGAATAAACTTTTTCACGGGTTTTGG GTTTTCCGTGGCATGGTGGTCTTACACCTTCCCCATGACAACTGCATCAGTGGCAACCATCAAGTACGCAGAGCAGGTCCCTTCGGTTATAAGCAAGGGCCTTGCGCTTACCCTCTCTTTTATGTCATCAGCAATGGTGTCTGTGCTGTTCATTTCTACACTCCTCCATGCCTTTGTTTGGCGCACTTTGTTTCCCAATGATCTCGCCATCGCCATCGCCATCACAAAGAGACGACTTGTCAAAGAGAAGAAACCCTTCAAAAGAGGCTATGATATTAAGCGATGGACAAAGCAGGCTCTAACCAAGCACAACTCAGCTGACAAGGATTCTCAAGTGTAG